In Pan troglodytes isolate AG18354 chromosome 5, NHGRI_mPanTro3-v2.0_pri, whole genome shotgun sequence, the sequence TTTGGCCAATTGTTTTGCTAGATCCTTCTAGTATGGACCAAAGGGGCTGATTACTTCTTTTAGTCGGGTTGGATTCCTGGTTCTCCATGAGTAACAAATATAAACATTGCTTAACTTCTAAGTATTCACTAAACTCTCAGTGATCACAGCTATCTTTTATGCCTGTTTGCTTAAAACGCATCACAAGCAATGGCTGAGGTAGCTAGTGGATGAGCAGCCTTGGGGAAAATTCATTCAGCAGAAAATGAAGTGGTTTTAAAGCTTTTCTGGGAGAGAATTCTAGGCAAGGAGTGGGGTGCCTCCAGCTCTTAGCCTGAAGTGTGTTTGGAGCCATGAATTACTGGCCCAACTCTATGGCAGCTCACAGCTCTTGTTTCTAGGTGAGGCTCATGAACAAGAAAGTCCCTAGTAgtttaatataaaaagaattaattttgtGTGGGGGACGTCAAGTGACTGGCTTTATGAAGATGTATTTCCAGAAAGAGGCATCTTATTTTGGCTCAGGAAAGGATTCCAAAGCAGAGATAGAGGCAGGTCAGTTGTGTCAGAGTGGAGAAGCAGAAGTAGCAAATTAAGCCCAATCAACAGTCCAAATGTGGACTGTTTATCCTCATGGATGAAGCTTTCAGTTGGATATTACCAATGTTGTCCACATCAGGGACTGAGCAACACTTTCTAACTATTAAAACAACAATGTACTGGGCCCCCAGGGTATCCTGGGGCTTAAGATGCAGTGCTTGCTCTTAAGAGGCAAACAACCTAATTGGAAAGTCAGGACATGGATACAAAATACatctaataaaataaagaagatcaTATTAAGTGTCAAGGGAATGACAGAAACAAGGACCATCAGAGATGTGTCAAGGAGTAATCAGCAAACCCTGAGTGGTCAGTGGGAGCATCACCAAGATGTGACTTGAAGGAAGAGTGACACCTGGATGAGCTTGCTGGGAGGGAGCGGGCATGTCAGGAGGGAAGCCCACTGCAGGTAAGGCATGGAAACTGAGTGGAGGACTCTGTGTCTGGGGGATGAAGGATGAGAATCAACCTAGTTTGGTTCTGAGGGAGACTCATCTGTAAGACTTTGGCTGGAGAAGTGGGCAGGGCGCAAACCATTTGGATGCCACGTATATACCTGCTGAGTTCTTCTGGTGAATCTGCTGCCTTAAGTAGAGTTGCAGAGGGAGATGCCTGACTTGATGAGGTTGAAAAGTAAATGGCGTGTGGGAAAGCTGCACTGAAGAAAGAAGTTTGGAAGgtaatgtaagaaaaggaaagaggtagAAACTCAAGGGGAGAAGGGCTTGGGACTTTTTTGGGTTAGAGAGAATGGTGGGCACATTTATAGACTAAAAAGAATGAGcaggtggaaaaaaaaagagtttaatgaTATGGGAAGGAGGGGGAAATTGTTGCAGCAAGAACCTAcagatataaaaaattaagatggttaaagaaaaccaaaacagcaAAGGAACACGGTAGGCAGAATATAGGCAGCCTATGGTTTCAAGATGGTGTCTAGAACAGCATAGTGCCATGTAAGACTATGCTTCTAAGAAAAATAGCACCAGGTGCCATTCCCCGCATGACATCATGGGAGCAGGGATTCCCCTCCCTGCCATGGCCGTGAGGTGCAGAATATCCCTGAAGTCCACAGGGTCTTCATgggcagacatggaaatatacagGCAGGCAGCAacgaggagaaaggaagaaggaacagTGGCGTGGTGAGTATCCAGGATTTCCCTTCAGTTCCCTTTGCTGCTGGAATGAAGCAGCTGGCAGGACATGAGAAACGATAGTGATAAGAGGCCTTCAGTgaccttcctttcccttccccttctgagTCAGCAGGCACAAAAAAGAAGGACCTCATCAAGGAGGAAGGGATGAGGAATCTTGTAAGGTGCGCCTCCTTTCTACCCGCTTCTGCCTTCCCTCCCCGCTGTGTTCAGGGTTAGGCTGTGGCCCAGTGCTGGTAAGTCTGTGTGAGGCCCAACAAGCGcgtgggtgtgggggtggggaggatccCAGTTGGCAGCCGATGTGGCATCTGTGCAGGCAAGGAAAACGAGTGGGAGTTGTCTGGTGGTCATCAGCTAGAGGAGCAGTTTCTTCAACTATCTTGCCGAGGCAGTCACTTGCTTCCTAAGACGCTATGTGCCCATAGTTTTTCTAAACTGTATATATGAGTAATCTCTTTTGAATTAGAACTAATACACAATTAGCTGTATggaaaaataaaggtttaacatCCAAGCCATGGATACCTCTCAGAACTTCATGTCACAGAGAAAATGTCCTTggattatctttgttttttatctctgatgtttgtttttttatatctGATGTTTTCGGATCAtctcaaacttttattttctagaacAGAAGTTGGCAAACTATGTCCCATGGGTGAAATCCAGCCCACCACATGTTTTTGTATAGTCCACAAGctaagaatatttttgtttttgtttttttaagactgagtcttgctctgtcacccaggctgcagtgcagtggcacaatcttggctcactgcaacctccacttcctgggttccagcgattctcctgcttcggcttcctgagtagctgggattagaggcgcccaccacaacacctggctaatttttgtatttttagtagagaaaggctttcaccatgttggccaggctggtctcgaactcctgacctcaagtgatccaccagcctcagcctcccaaagtgctgggattacaggtgtgagccaccacacccagcccaaaaaagataaaaaagaatacttttataAATGAACGGTTGCAATCAGTTTGATGACAGGGAACACTAACTTTGAACTCCAATTAAGTTAAATATTATGTCCCCTCAAAAAGAATATCATTCTTCTCACTGGAAGACctctaatacagaaaattatactaaattattattacattttatattttataaataaaaattttatggaaatttgtttttgctcttgttacaCATGTATCTATATAACATCTTCAATATGACCTTTTAGTCCTAGAAGCATAAAAGACtgactatctggccctttacagaaaacgtTTGCTGATCCCTGCTTTAGACTTGTAACCTCACTTCCACATACAGGACCcctttggagaaaaagaaagggtgTTTTTCAGTATTCTATTAGGTGTTTCAAACAGGGCTGGGTGAGAGGACTAAAATTAGATGAAGCACCACTCCACTGCACAAGAAGAGAATTATGCATGTAAAACTCAATGTGATCAATCTACTCTGACAGAGAGAAAAATTGGAACAAAATCAATAGAAGAAGGGGCAGGGGGAAAGGAGGAGAATAATGAATCCCAGGGGCAGGGGGAAAGGAGGAGAATAATGAATCCAGTCAGAAGGCTGAATAAAAGTAAAGATCGGTGCTCCACAATGCTTGACATGGCACAAAAGAAGGACCTCAGCAAGGAGGAATGGATGAGGAATCTTGTAAGGTGCCTCCTTTCTACCTGCTtctgccttccctcccctctgtGTTCAGGGTTAGGCGGTGGCCCAGTGCTGGTAAGTCTGTGTGAGGCTCAACAAGCGCAAGGGTGTGGGGGTCAATGAATTTCCTCACAGAAAGTGGAGTGCAAATTATTAGAGCAAGAAACTGAAGTAAGTACTGCTATTATGTCTAGGAAAAACACTCCACAAGTGATTTTCCTTTACgttaataattaagaaaataattaggcAATAATAATTCACTAAATCAACACATTCAACTtctttatattgaaatatattgaTATAAGTGATCCATTAAAGATGAAAGCTTTCTAATAACAGTATATACAATTATACCATAATCTTCTGCTTCAGCTGTAATGTTATCATTTGCCTCCCTTTCCAGCATTAgtgaaaaaattcaaatgaaatgaCTATATCAACTATAAATCTAAGCATGTACAAAGCTATTTTAATCATCCATAAATTATTCCTTGGTATATTAATATATACCTTAACCTCCCGAAGGTTCATGCATTCCTCCCaggaataaaattttcttttcattctagaagagaagaaagaaacaaacagcacACTTATTCTCAGTAATAGGTTAAACTTTGCTTTTAGAAAAATGCTTCCATTCTGATCCTAATTAACAGTACTTAAAGTGGGTTTAAATTTCTACCCAGTATTATACTATCCCAAACCAGCACTTATTTTCAAACGGCAGTGCAATAATCCTAAGTCACAAATTTTGCCAGTAGCAGTGGTGTGGTGCAGTCCAAAGAGGCCTGGACTGCTGTCTTACTCTACACTAACTAACTAACCTTGCTCTGGAAGGAAATTGCTCAGGCTTATTCTATTTAGACCAGAGCTGTCCAGCAGAACTTTCTATATTGGTGTAACTGCTCTGTGCTGTCCAGGACGGTAGCCACTAGACACATGTGGCTACCGAGCACTTTGGCATGTGGCTAGCACAATGTgggaactgaattttaattttaattaaatttaaatttaaatgccaCATATGGTTACTTGCTATCATACTAGACAGCAGAGTTCTAGACCCTCTAgtgcaggagtcagcaaactatgaCCCATGGGCCAAAACCTCACCACCATCTGTTTCTGTACAGCCCACGAGCTAAGAATGgcatttacctttttaaattggGGGACAagtcaaaagaagaataatatttcataatgTGAAAATTTTGTGCAATTCAAATTCCAGTTTCTATAAgtgaaattttattggaacacaaccatactcattcatttatatactgcctgtggctgctttcaaaCTACAACAGCAGAACTGAGTAGTTGcaagagaccatatggcctgtgaagcttaaaatatttacagccTGGCCCTTCATAgagaaagtttgccaacccctggtctAGAGCctcaatggagaaaagaaaactccagaGTTAATCAGAAATCCAAGTTTCAAGGTTATATTTTTCAGTGCATTTCAATCACATTGTCTCATTTGTCTTATAGCAGTCCTGTGAAACAGATAGGACAGCTgaggaaacagaaacagagaagGTACACGACTTTCCCGAGGTCTCACTGCTGGCCAATAACAAACTTCCCATCTCTCCAGCTCACTCTGTCCTTGTCACACTGTCTCCCGGTAGAGTGATCAAATCCTTTATTCATGCCCCAAATATTATTTAGCCCCTGCTATGTAGTACAGTAGGTGCCTTGTCAGGCACTGGAGAGACAATGATGAGAAAGACATCCCTCATGAAACTGACATCATGGCAGGaaggtagaaaataattttatgtaccaagtgctgtgaagaaaggaaaagggcCTATAAAAGTGAACCTgacgggagcagtggctcagccAAATGATGCAGCAATTTGTAGGTCACATTAAACATTTGGGGCTTCATCCTAAAACTGCCAGGAAGACATTGGAAGCTGTCTTGGTTTGGATTCCTCCAAAAGCAGGGCCTGGGCAAGAACTTGGGTGcaggtagtttatttgggaggtgattccAGGAAGCCAGGGCAAGGAGCAGGAGACTGAGAAAAGAGAGGTAGGGAACCCAATAATGGGTGTATGAGTAAGCCAATAACAGGGTTGGCAACTGGCTCAGGCAGGCTGGGGACCTTTTAAGGAGCTGGACAGAATGCACCTTGGTTGAAAGTCTCCCACATGCACTTGGGATGGGGTGCTGGCATGGGCATAGAGCTGTGCGCTACAGCTGCACTGACATCAGGTGGGAGCAAGGGATGTGTTCATGCAACACAAAGAACATTTGGTCAAGTAGTTTTTGATGATGGAAgttgtatgtttaaaataatccCTTTGGTCTGATATGAATAGGGGGAAAAAAGCCAGGAGCCCTAGTGGCGGAGGACCTCATGGTGGAGGTGGCAAATGGTAATGGGTTGAATGGAGGTTAGCAGTGGGAATATACAGAAGTAGGTGGATGACATAAATATTACGTAAAATTGACAGTACTAGATGACTAAAGGTGAGGCATAatggggagggaaggcaggaggacTCCCAGGTTTTGAGGGTATAGTACCAATTATTGAAATAGGAAACActgaagaagaaacaaatttgGGGTAAGAGAGAATATGCTAAGTATGAGTGTAGTTTTGGGCATGGTGAGTGTGAAATGTCTGCAGGGAATTCAAATATAGATGCTGACAAGGCAACTGGATAGAGATGGTTGTGGCAGTCTCCAATGTGGTTCCCAGAGACTCCCACCTCCTGCTACCCAGGGCCTTTTAGAACCCCCTCTCCTTCAAcgacttgcttctaaccaacaGAATATAGCAATTTGACAAGGATGTCACTTCTGTGATTAATTTACAAAAGCAAGATATGACTTCCATCTCAGTACAAGTCTCTCATTGCCTTCAAGACTCCCAAGTTTTGATGAAGCAAATTGCCATGTTGTAAGCTGCTTTTTAGAtgcccacatggcaaggaactgagggcAGCCTCCCACCAACAGCCGGCAGGGAACTGAGGCCCTCAGGCCAACAACCCATAGATCAACTCACAATCACAAAATGAGCTCAGAAGTGGATTCTTCCCCAGTCCAATCTTTGGATGAGACCCCAGCTTTGGCCAACACCTTGACTACAGCCTCATGAGAGATACTGAGGCAAAGAACTTAGCTAAGTTGTGTCCAGACTCCTGACCcagagaaactgtgagataataaatgtatgttgttttaaaCAACTAAGTCTTGGAGTAAATTGTTACACAACAACAGATAACTAATACAATGTGTCTGGATTCAGGTTGTGAAGGGCAAGGGGGGGCAGAGGGAACAAGACAGCAGTCACCAGACCACCATACGCATGTAGATGGCCCAAATGAAGTCATCTTATTTCTTAGAGTTTCAGTTTCCTCTCATGTAAAATGATGTTTATTAACCTGCTTGTTACTACCTCACAATAAGAGAAAACACACTTTGATAACAAGTACTTTTACTATGTGCAAAGTAGTAAATCTAAAGTGGAAATGTTTTCAGACCTCTAACATGAGTGTTACAGAGTCAATAATCATCTAACCCACAGCCATCATTATCTAAGGTTCTTCTCTAGGCATCCTACCCACTCCCCTTTAGAACTGTTACAAAGATGGGTAATGGTGAGGGTAGAGTTAAAATTATCATGGCAGTGAAGGATCAAACTTACTTTTTAATAGCAATCAGCTCCCCAGACTCAATGCTTCTTCCCAGCAGGACGGAACCGTAGGTTCCATCCCCGAGCTGCCTGATTGTTGTGTATCTATTCATGGTGTGCCTGCTCAGGCCGGACACTCATCTCATGGCCGAAGTGGTTCAGTTCTGCAGTGGTAGCAGTCCTCCCCGGAGTGTAACCAGATTTTTCGATGGCAGCACCAGCACAAGGTATTCAATAGGACGTGACTGTCTcccaaatacatattttcaaaaatcagtCTTCTGCCtgcagagaaaaatgagagaCAAGGATAAACGTTAATATACATTTTGAGTATACGTGTTTTTGTAAGTCTAAATCtgtgttttattggaacacagtcatacCCACATACTTGCATACCATTCATGactacaacagcagagctgaATAGTTGTGTGACGCTGTAGAGCCTGCAAAGCCCAAAGTACAGCAGGTTTTGGAATAATGTTGTTTCATTATAATGTTGATGAGGGACAAAAACTTGATTCCCGGCGGGGGCTGCTGTCCATGTGGAGTTTGCAcattctccctgtgtctgtgtgggttttctccaGGTGCACACTAGGTGAACTGGCATGTCTACACTGTCTCAGGCTTGAGTGAGTGTAGGGTGGGTGTGTGAATGTGCCCTGCAATTGGTGCCTGTCTAGGGTTGGTTCCCACTCTGGGCCCTAAGCTGCTGGGATAGGCTCTGACCACCCACAACTATAAACTGGATTAAGTAGGTAAATAATtaccttacctttttttttaatctttcttaaatgtatttatagCTCACATTCATTCCAATGTTTAATATTCAAAGTGTTTTAGTCTTTATTtggaagtttggtgatgtttttatgaccagaaatatgctgtaggaacttaactcttgtttatatcaattagcctatggcaaaattggttttgttatatgTTGTTTAGcataaagtcacagtttccaaagAACCTATTGATAAGTTAAATGAGGACTTAGTGTATTGACTATGTTGCCCTTTACACAGTTCACTAACCCTTGGTCTAAATAATgctcttttctaatttcttatacAACTAGAGATATTACGCTTGGAAAGTAAATTTGTCACTGACTCAGAAATGAATCAGCTCCAATTCAATGCTTTTCTGCTGACTAACCATTCTGGGCAAACACTGAGAGATAACTGTGGTCGATGAAAATTGCCAAGCTATGAAAATTTCGCTAAATATACTGTGTTCTATACACTTGAGCTACAATTAACAATGTAAACATACAAAAGCTAAGAAATGCTAAAGTTCTCCTGATACAGAACTTAAGTGTGCTCCATGAACTATGTGTGGCTAAGCATCAATGGTATTATTATCACTACTAGACATTCAGAAGCTAAACAAAGAACTAGGAATTCAAGGCCTATGTGCAGGGTATGCTCCTTTTAAAGTCATTCAGTTTGTGTCTTAAAAATAATGtcattgatttttcatttatataattcaGTCTGCCTATAATAAAGAAACTGTAGTAATAATGTAAAGTGACTAGTATTCCTACAAAGTGTCCAGATCACAAAAGACAAGGACAGACTAAGGAACTGTCACAGATTGGAGGCAATTAAGCAGACATGCCAAATAAATGCAATGTGGGATCCTTCACAGGACCCTGGAATAGAAAAGGACACTAGTGAAAAAGTTGGTAAAATCTAAGTAAGATCTGTTGTTAGTAGTATTGT encodes:
- the LOC129144262 gene encoding uncharacterized LOC128092246 homolog; the protein is MYLGDSHVLLNTLCWCCHRKIWLHSGEDCYHCRTEPLRP